DNA sequence from the Leptospiraceae bacterium genome:
AACGAAAAACTCCATAATCCGAAATAATGATGGCATGAGGTTTTACATCATTCAAAAAAAGCAAATGTTCTTTTATTGCTTCTAAATCCTTGTTATGGGGATAAATGTTAATTGTGATGTAAATTTTTCTATTTTTTGATTTTACGTAGTCGATGGATTGCTTTAGGATCTCCAAATCCATTTCTTTGATTTGGCTTCGAAGACTGAACTCAGGAAGTCCAGTATATACCGCATCAGCCCCATAATGAAGAGCGATTTGTAATTTTTCAAAATTTCCTGCAGGAGCTAATAGTTCATATTTTTTACTCATAGACTTACTGAATCTTTAAAAGTTTTTCGATGGTTTGATTTACATATTGTAGTCTTTCGATTGCTTCTTCTTTTTTATGTCTTTGTTCTTCTATTACTTGTTCGGGAGCGGACTTAATGAACTTTTCGTTATTCAATTTTGAGTCCGCAATCGTAATGATTTTTTCTAATTCTTGTTTTTCTTTTTGGAGTTTTTGGAGCTCTGATTGTAGGTTCACTACTCCTTTGAGGGGAACCTCCATAAAGCCTGTTCGTAAAACCTCTACTATGGTTTGAGAGTCTATGGTTTTTTCTTGAATGAAAGTGATCTCTTCTGCTTGAATCAAACGTAAAACTGCTTCTTTTTTGGATTCGATATAATTTTGAAAATTAGGGTCTTCTGTAAAAATCCGAACTTGGATTTTTCTTGAGGGTGGTATTGATAAATCCGCACGAATGGAACGTGTTTTCGTAATTAGTTCTTTGAGGTCATCTAAATATGAGATCTTATCCTTCCAGCTGGAAACTTCCCATTTCTTTATTTCGAAATCATACAGTTCCCACATCAAAAAAGGAACATCTTTTTTTGATAAAAAGGGCTTTAAATACGAAAACAATTCTTCTGTAAGAAATGGCATAAAAGGATGGAGCAAATTCAAAATCTGATATAGAACATAAACCAAGACATACAATGCGGATTCTTTTTTGTCAGAGTCTTTTTTGAGCCGTGGCTTTACAATCTCAATATACCAATCACAATAGTAATTCCAGATAAACTCATAGAGTTCTTCTGATACAATGTGGAATTTATAACTATGAAGTAGATTCTGAACTATGTTTTCAACCCGATGCAAATGATAAAGTATCCAATAATCTTCGTTTTCTAATGCGAGGTCTAATTGATAAAGCCTTGAGAAATCTAGCTGAAAATCTTCTGGTAAATTCAAAAACACAAAGCGAGCAGAATTCCAAATTTTATTACAAAAGTTTTGATACCCTTTCAATCGTTGTTCAGAATAAACCAAATCTTTTCCTTCAGTCAACGTAGCCATAAAGAAATAACGATACGAGTCAGCCCCATAGGTTTTTATGATCTCTACGGGATCAACGTTGTTTCCCATGCTTTTTGAAATTTTTCTTCCTTTTTCGTCGCGCATCAAACCATGAATATAAACATCCTTAAAGGGTTCTTTTCCGATAAAATGAACTCCCATCATAATCATCCTTGCCACCCAGAAAAAGATAATATCAAACCCAGTGACCAAAACCCTTGTTGGATAGTAGGTCTTCAAATCGTCTGTATCTTCAGGCCAACCCATGGTTGAAAAAGGCCACAATGCTGACGAAAACCAAGTATCCAAAACATCGGGATCTCGTTCAATATTTTTTGAATGGCAGCTCTCACAAGAAGTCAAGTCTTCCATAGAAACTGAGATATGACCACAATCCTTACAATACCACGCCGGGATTTGATGTCCCCACCATAATTGTCGAGAAATACACCAATCCTTTATTTGATGCATCCAAGAAAAGTATAGGTTTTCCCAACGTTTAGGAATGAATTTTATCTTTTCTTGTTCTACGTATTCTATGGCTTTTTTTGCTAATGGTTCTACTTTTACAAACCATTGAGTGGAAATCATGGGTTCCACTATAGCATTGCTTCTTTGGGAACGACCGATGCTCATGATGTGTTCTTTGGTTCCCCGATCTAAGCCTAATTTTGCTATATCTTCTTTGATTTTTTTTCGAGCTTCAAAGCGATCCAAACCTTTGTAGGGTCCACCATTTTCGTTGATTCTTGCAGATTCATCAAAGATGTTGATAAATTCCAATTGATGGCGTTTCCCTACCTCAAAGTCGTTGGGATCGTGAGCGGGTGTGACTTTTACCGCACCAGTTCCGAATTGAGGATCCACTAAAATCGCATCTGCAATGATTGGGATTTCTCGTCCCAACAATGGATGTTTGACTTTTTTACCGATCAGGTGTTTATATCGTTCATCATCAGGATGAACAGCGATCGCAGTATCCCCTAACATGGTTTCTGGACGAGTGGTAGCAACAACGATTTCTCCTCCTCCATCAACCAACGGATAAGCAAAACTCCAAAGTTCTCCTTTATAGTTTTCTTCATACTCTACTTCCAAATCCGAGAGAACTGTTTTGGTTTCGGGATCCCAGTTTACCATTTTTGTATCACGATAGATCAAGCCTTGTTTATACAGATCAACGAATACTTTTCGAACAGCATAGGATAAGCCTTCATCCATCGTGAAGCGTTCTCTCCCCCAGTCAACGGAAACCCCCAATTTTCTCATTTGTTGTGTGATGACGTTTCCATAATGCTCTTTCCACTGCCAAACTCGTTCTAAGAAAGCTTCTCGTCCCAAATCCCATCTTGTTTTGTTTTCTTTTTCTTTGAGTTCACGTTCTACTCTGCTTTGAGTGGCTATCCCAGCATGGTCAGTGCCTGGGATCCACAAAGTTTGATAGCCCATTTTTCTTGCTAACCGAATCAAAACATCTTGTATTGTCATATTCAATGCATGACCAACGTGCAACTGTCCTGTTACGTTCGGTGGAGGAATGACAATCGAATAAGGACCTTTAAACTCGAGGCGATTTAGTTTTTTTGCGAACTCAGGAGAAAAGGCATTTTCTTTTTCCCATAACTGATACCATTTTGACTCAACCTGGAGATGTTCATAGCGGGATGGGAGCTCCACTTTTTTCATGAATCCAAAATTTCTTTTAAGAAAGAAAAGAAAAGGATTTTACAAATGGATGACTACGTTAAGACTTTTGACGCCTAAATTTTTTCTGATAATAAATTCCTAAATTTCTTATCAATGGAAATAGTATTTTTGAAGATGAGGGGAAAGCGCTCACCACTTTTGCCAATAAACCACGATACATTGGTATGATGACTTCTAACTCCTTTGTCTTCATAGTTTTGAGAATGACTTTACTCACGTACTCTGGTGTAAGGTAATAAAAATTCGAAAAAGACAAAGCAGCTTCAATAAAATCCTTTTGATAATCCAACATAGGAGTTTTGATGGCATCAGGGCAGATGACACTTACGTAAACATTATAGGGCTTTAATTCTAAAGCTATCGCAAGACTAAAAGCACGAACTGCAAACTTGGTCGCACTATACAAAGAAATTCCCGGAATAGGAGCAATCCCAGCCAAAGATGAAATATTAATGATGTGTCCGTTTTGAGTTTCCTTCATTTTTTTAGCAACTAGATAAGTTCCATAAATTAATCCTTTTAGATTGATATCAATTTGTTTTGTGATCTCTTTCTCTGTAAAATCAAATACATAACGTGGTTGTATTATAGCTGCTAAATTGATTAGCACGTCAATATGATGTTTTTGATAAATTGTATTTAATAATTTTTCCCATTCTGAATGATTCGAGACATCCAACGGATAGTATTGAACATTCTTTTGGGAGAAATTATATTGTTGATGAATATCAGTTGCAATGATGACGTGATTAAGTTCTGATAATCTTTGTATGAGCGCTTGTCCAAGACCACCACATGCTCCCGTTATGAAAACATACATAATATTTTAGACAGTTTGTTTTTTTGCACGTTTTTCGGATCGCTTCCTAAAATAGGTAACTTCTTTATCTAGTTCCTCTAAATTTTTACAACTGATTAAACCTTGGTCGAGTTCTAAGTATTTTTTCTTGATGAGTTCAACAATATACTGCTGATCCTTCACTGGATCCATACCTACCATTTTTAAGAGATCATTTCCTGATATACGAAAATTATAAGTAGCTTTAGGTTTGATGGGAACTTTTTCTTTTTCGACTTGGATTAATAACATATCCAACAATCGACCAATGGGATCAGTAATAGTGAGATTCGATAGTTGTCGATAAGCTGTCCATATTCTTTCAGAAAGAAGTGTAATAAGCCTTTCAGCCATGATGGGCTGTTCTATTACTAAACGATCAAAATTTTGGCGATTGATTGCCGCCATTTCGCAGTCTTCTGCTGCGATTGCGGTAGCACTACGAGGACGATTGTCCAACAAAGCCATCTCACCAAAAATGTCGCCTTCTTTCAATAGAGCTAAGATGGTTTCTTTACCTGAAATTAGTTTTGAAATTTTAACA
Encoded proteins:
- a CDS encoding valine--tRNA ligase codes for the protein MKKVELPSRYEHLQVESKWYQLWEKENAFSPEFAKKLNRLEFKGPYSIVIPPPNVTGQLHVGHALNMTIQDVLIRLARKMGYQTLWIPGTDHAGIATQSRVERELKEKENKTRWDLGREAFLERVWQWKEHYGNVITQQMRKLGVSVDWGRERFTMDEGLSYAVRKVFVDLYKQGLIYRDTKMVNWDPETKTVLSDLEVEYEENYKGELWSFAYPLVDGGGEIVVATTRPETMLGDTAIAVHPDDERYKHLIGKKVKHPLLGREIPIIADAILVDPQFGTGAVKVTPAHDPNDFEVGKRHQLEFINIFDESARINENGGPYKGLDRFEARKKIKEDIAKLGLDRGTKEHIMSIGRSQRSNAIVEPMISTQWFVKVEPLAKKAIEYVEQEKIKFIPKRWENLYFSWMHQIKDWCISRQLWWGHQIPAWYCKDCGHISVSMEDLTSCESCHSKNIERDPDVLDTWFSSALWPFSTMGWPEDTDDLKTYYPTRVLVTGFDIIFFWVARMIMMGVHFIGKEPFKDVYIHGLMRDEKGRKISKSMGNNVDPVEIIKTYGADSYRYFFMATLTEGKDLVYSEQRLKGYQNFCNKIWNSARFVFLNLPEDFQLDFSRLYQLDLALENEDYWILYHLHRVENIVQNLLHSYKFHIVSEELYEFIWNYYCDWYIEIVKPRLKKDSDKKESALYVLVYVLYQILNLLHPFMPFLTEELFSYLKPFLSKKDVPFLMWELYDFEIKKWEVSSWKDKISYLDDLKELITKTRSIRADLSIPPSRKIQVRIFTEDPNFQNYIESKKEAVLRLIQAEEITFIQEKTIDSQTIVEVLRTGFMEVPLKGVVNLQSELQKLQKEKQELEKIITIADSKLNNEKFIKSAPEQVIEEQRHKKEEAIERLQYVNQTIEKLLKIQ
- a CDS encoding SDR family NAD(P)-dependent oxidoreductase, whose product is MYVFITGACGGLGQALIQRLSELNHVIIATDIHQQYNFSQKNVQYYPLDVSNHSEWEKLLNTIYQKHHIDVLINLAAIIQPRYVFDFTEKEITKQIDINLKGLIYGTYLVAKKMKETQNGHIINISSLAGIAPIPGISLYSATKFAVRAFSLAIALELKPYNVYVSVICPDAIKTPMLDYQKDFIEAALSFSNFYYLTPEYVSKVILKTMKTKELEVIIPMYRGLLAKVVSAFPSSSKILFPLIRNLGIYYQKKFRRQKS